A single genomic interval of Puntigrus tetrazona isolate hp1 chromosome 1, ASM1883169v1, whole genome shotgun sequence harbors:
- the tspan5b gene encoding tetraspanin-5 isoform X1 — MSGKHFNVHEVGCCIKYFIFGFNIIFWLLGVAFLSVALWAWSEKGVLSNISSITDLGGFDPVWLFLVVGGVMFVLGFAGCIGALRENSFLLKFFSVFLGIIFFLELTAGVLAFVFKDWIKDQLKFFINNNIRAYRDDIDLQNLIDFTQDYWECCGAFGPEDWNLNIYFNCTDTNLSREKCGVPFSCCTKDPAEDVINTQCGYDIRAKDDNEQKMFIHTKGCVPQFEKWLQENLTVVAGIFIGIALLQIFGICLAQNLLSDIEAVRESCLFT, encoded by the exons ATGTCAGGAAAACATTTCAACGTGCACGAAGTGGGCTGTTGCATCAAATACTTCATATTTggatttaatattatattttgg CTGCTGGGGGTGGCGTTCCTGTCCGTGGCTCTGTGGGCCTGGAGTGAGAAG GGGGTTCTGTCCAACATATCCTCCATCACAGACCTGGGTGGGTTTGACCCAGTGTGGCTGTTTCTCGTGGTTGGTGGAGTGATGTTCGTGCTTGGCTTCGCGGGATGCATCGGCGCTCTGAGGGAAAATTCCTTTCTGCTTAAGttt TTTTCCGTTTTTCTGGGAATCATATTTTTCCTGGAGTTGACCGCGGGAGTCTTGGCGTTTGTCTTTAAGGACTGGATTAAAGACCAGCTCAAGTTCTTCATCAACAACAATATTAGAGCATACAGAGATGACATTGACCTACAGAATCTCATCGACTTCACACAAGATTAT TGGGAGTGTTGTGGAGCTTTTGGGCCTGAAGACTGGAATCtgaatatttactttaattgtACTGACACTAATCTGAGCAGAGAGAAATGTGGCGTTCCCTTTTCCTGCTGCACCAAGGACCCTGCT gagGATGTGATAAACACACAATGCGGATATGACATTAGAGCGAAAGAC GACAACGAACAGAAGATGTTTATACACACAAAAGGATGTGTACCACAGTTTGAGAAATGGTTACAGGAGAATTTAACCGTAGTTGCCGGAATCTTCATAGGAATTGCACTTCTGCAG ATATTTGGGATCTGCTTGGCACAGAATCTTCTGAGCGACATCGAGGCGGTCAGAGAGAGCTG TTTGTTCACCTGA
- the tspan5b gene encoding tetraspanin-5 isoform X2 produces the protein MSGKHFNVHEVGCCIKYFIFGFNIIFWGVLSNISSITDLGGFDPVWLFLVVGGVMFVLGFAGCIGALRENSFLLKFFSVFLGIIFFLELTAGVLAFVFKDWIKDQLKFFINNNIRAYRDDIDLQNLIDFTQDYWECCGAFGPEDWNLNIYFNCTDTNLSREKCGVPFSCCTKDPAEDVINTQCGYDIRAKDDNEQKMFIHTKGCVPQFEKWLQENLTVVAGIFIGIALLQIFGICLAQNLLSDIEAVRESCLFT, from the exons ATGTCAGGAAAACATTTCAACGTGCACGAAGTGGGCTGTTGCATCAAATACTTCATATTTggatttaatattatattttgg GGGGTTCTGTCCAACATATCCTCCATCACAGACCTGGGTGGGTTTGACCCAGTGTGGCTGTTTCTCGTGGTTGGTGGAGTGATGTTCGTGCTTGGCTTCGCGGGATGCATCGGCGCTCTGAGGGAAAATTCCTTTCTGCTTAAGttt TTTTCCGTTTTTCTGGGAATCATATTTTTCCTGGAGTTGACCGCGGGAGTCTTGGCGTTTGTCTTTAAGGACTGGATTAAAGACCAGCTCAAGTTCTTCATCAACAACAATATTAGAGCATACAGAGATGACATTGACCTACAGAATCTCATCGACTTCACACAAGATTAT TGGGAGTGTTGTGGAGCTTTTGGGCCTGAAGACTGGAATCtgaatatttactttaattgtACTGACACTAATCTGAGCAGAGAGAAATGTGGCGTTCCCTTTTCCTGCTGCACCAAGGACCCTGCT gagGATGTGATAAACACACAATGCGGATATGACATTAGAGCGAAAGAC GACAACGAACAGAAGATGTTTATACACACAAAAGGATGTGTACCACAGTTTGAGAAATGGTTACAGGAGAATTTAACCGTAGTTGCCGGAATCTTCATAGGAATTGCACTTCTGCAG ATATTTGGGATCTGCTTGGCACAGAATCTTCTGAGCGACATCGAGGCGGTCAGAGAGAGCTG TTTGTTCACCTGA